The following nucleotide sequence is from bacterium.
GTGGCCGAGTACATGAGGTTCCCGAAGTGGTGGTTCGCGTCGACCCCCTTGTTCGTGAACAGGGTCAGCGCGACCGGCACGTTCAGCCAGGGACGATAGGGGTTCGGATCCCCGACAAGGCGGATCTCCGGTTTGCCGAATGCCTCGACCGCGAGCTTCATGTACGGGCTGATCATGGGGTCGATGCCCATCTTGCTCGCCGCGATCCAGTCCACGGCCACCAGATCGGCGCCGCCGATGATGGTGTTCGTTTCGTTCGGACCGGGATCGGCGAATACCCCGAAAGGACCGTCGGCGCTCAGCCAGGCGTCCACCAGGCCGTAATCCACCGGGAACGCCGTCAGGTACTCGATCGTTGTTTCGAATATTCCCCTGCCGCAGTGGTACTCCTTGAACTTGTCCGCGAGCGGCAGCGCGCCGTAGATATTCTTCAGCGTAAGGCTGTAGTAGGCGTAGGCGTGCGTCTTGTTCTTTGCGAACGAGATCCGGAAATCGGCCTCGCGCCAGATGCGCGATACGGGGTGGTTCCCGAGGTGCGGCCCGAGTTGCCGCGTCTCGTCGGCGTCCAATGTCATGTCCACGACCCCGTACCCGGCTTTCCCGTCGTAGCCCAGGTACGCGGCCATCTCGCGGACGCTCCGCTTGTCGAAGTATTCGCCGTACGTCGACTGCGCCTCGACGACGCTCAGGTTCCCGAAGCCGAGATCCCGCAACCTTTTCACGAGGTGGTGGACCAACCCGGGGTCGGTGTAGGTCGAGCGATCCCGTTTGTCGTAGGCGAACATGAAGTTCGGCTTGATGACGATGGAGAAGTCCTCCCGGGCCTTTCCGGAGTCCTTCAGCCTGGTCTCCAGAATCCCGTCGAAGCCCGTTTCCCCCAGGACCCGGTCCAACGCGGCGAATTTGTCCTCGTCCCGGATGCTGGCCACCGTCGCCTTCCGCGCGGTGCCTGCCGGTTCGAGGCGCATCAGCGACATGTCGTCCTCGAGCGCGAGGCAGCGTTGCCCCGAGGGGTCGAGGACCTCCACGATCCGGCGCTGGAATATCGCCGTGGGAAAGTGGTCGTTGTTCACCTCGAGCACCGGTTCGCCGAGCTTCAGGAGGAGCGGTATCCGCTCCTCCTTTTTTCCCGTCGTCGCGAGAGGGATGACTCGCAGTTCATCCCTTTCCATCCGCATCTCGCATGAACACGCCCGGGAGATGACGGTTCCCAGAAAGGCTTCCAGCTGGTCGCGGACCCAGTGCTCGCGTTCATCACGAAGTGTCCGTGAGTGGATCTGCACCCGGACGGCCCGTTCTTCCGGGCGAATGGCGCACAGGTAACCGTAGAGCAAGGTCGGCCATTTCACGTTCCGGAACGTGCCGTGCTCGGCCTGTCCGAAGGTGCGTCGATCGAGGATCGTGAAGTTCCCGTCCGGAACGCTCGCCGCGGCGCCGGCTTCATCCAGAGTCAGGCTCCCCGTGCGAACCGTGACGGTGTGGGGTGTTATGAATATGCCCAGGGGATTCGTTCCCGGCAGGTGCGCCTGAAGCTCCTTGGCCATGGCGGAGGATAGCTTCCGGACGAGCCTCGGAACGCGAGGGAAGGATACCGCCACGGCGTCGTACGGCCGGGCCTCGAAGGTGATATCGATGCTCGCCCGGATCGGGACGAGCCGCGACGGGTCCGAACGCATCCGTGAGAAAGAGGCGGAATATCCATCGGTAATGGCGAAAAGCGTCCCGTGGTAGCGGTAGGCGCCGCCGGAGATGTCGAGAAAGAGACCTTCCAGCGTGCGATCGCTGATGCAGAACCGCCGGAAGCCCCCATTCCCGTCGCCGACGACGAGCAGGACGTCGGAAAAAAGTTCGCCGTCCCCCCAGGGAAAACCGCGTTCGTGAACGCCGGAACCGAGGAAAAACGGCACTTCGGCGCCGTCGGCACGCCGCATCATGCCGGACAGGACAAGGTTATCGTACCGGGTGTCGTAGAAAAGGCGAACGCCGTGCAGGTACTCGTCCCTGAGGGCGCCGTATGCGAACGAGGCGAAGGCGGTGTACGCCGCCACCTTACGCAACAGGGAGTTCGTGCCTTCCACCTTCATCGAAGCCACCAGGGCAGGCGCATTCTTCAGGTCGAACGTGAGCACCCCCGCCGCATACGGGGGGGCTTGTTCGTCCGGACCGCGGTAGAGGGTGGTGAAGAGCGTGGTCATGTCCGGCACCACGTCGAGCGCGCCAGGATCGTCGTGGATCTCCTTGTGTCCGTGAAGGAAATACGGCTGGCCGTCCGATGCCGTGAACCCGAACGCGTAGGTCATCCGGCGCATTCCGGTCCCGGGGTCCACCGTGAAGAGGTTGAACACTCCGTCACGGATGGGAAGTCGGCCCCCCAGCGGCTCGAAAGTGACGGTGCCCGAAAGTCGCGCCGCATGGTCGCCGACGCGGAGGAAGCGCTCCAGGTCCTCGATCAGGATCTCCACATCGAACAGGAGGGGAGTGTTCTCCCGCCGCCCTCGCGCGGAGCCTGCCAGGGGCTCGGGTTCACCGATACCGACGTGGCCTCCCATCGTCTCCTGGAATCGGAGGACAAGTCCGTCAAGGCTGCCGGGATCCGATTTTTTCATCCAGGTGCCACGCTCATGGCCCGATGGCGGACCGGGAAACGAATCCGTGGTGGGTTTTCATCGTCGCCAGTCCCTTGTCGTAGTGTGTTTCCGCCATCAGTCTCCCCGACAGGAGGTGCGTCCGGAAGTCGAGGACGATCTCGTTCATCGAGATTTCATAATCCACATCGAACAGCTTCCTGTAAAGGTACGTGTTTTTCCCCACGGCGCTTCCGGATCCGAAAATGAGGATCGGCCCGTTTCCCAGCAGGTGTTCGGGTATTTTACCCGCGATGGGTATGTGTTTGTGACCGTGAAGAATCACCCTCACGCCGTGGGAGTCGCAGAAGCGGACGAATTCCTGCGCATTCACTAAACCGTCCAGGTGCTCATAGGCGAAACCGATGTATTTCCTGAATGATGCACCAAGAGTCTTCATGTGGAACCTTCGCATCTCCGGATCGATCCGGCGGAACTGCAGGGGGTGGTGATGCAACAGGGAGATCAGCATGGGGTTGGTGTTTCCGTCCGGGGAATGGATCAGATGTTCCTCGATGGTCCTGTATTGCTCCCCGGTGATTTTCCCCCGCGCCATCCTTCCGCCGTCGGCGGAATTCCAGCAGAGAATCCCGACGGGATGATCCGGGATCCATTCGATCCTGGCATTGAACGCGGGAACCAGGGACGAGGAGGCGGGTCGATTCCGCAATACCCCTTTCCTTCGCACGTCGTGATTTCCGAGCACGAAGATCGGGTCCCGGCCGCGAGGGTGCAGGTCTTTCAGGTAATCGTGGAAGTCGTTCGCGCAGATCACGTTGCCCTCGTCCGGCGTCTGCATGATGTCGCCGCTCAACAGGAACGCGATGGACGAGTCGTCCCGGTTCCTGTTCACGTAATCCTTCAGGAGATCCTTTACCCTTATTATCCTCTCGATCGATTGTTTGCATCCGATGTGGGTGTCGCTCATCTGGAGCAATGTCAACCGGGAACCCGCATCGATCCTGCAGGAGGGGAAAGCGTCCAGGTAATCATGCGTCAGGAGGTGCCCCGGCGTGGTCGCGAGGTCATCCGCCCCGGAGAATATCCGGAGGATGGCATCCTCGGTTTTTTCCGCGGGAAGCGGGAAAAACAGGGGCTCGTCGCTCCTGCGCCAGAGCAGGACTCCCGGCCAGCGGGTGGATTTCGACAGGGCGGCGTGGAAGGGCGGGTATACGTCCGTGATGGCGAAATCGTCCCGGGGAGCTTCGTTCAGTTGAAGGATGAGATGCGGGTCGGACTTGATGGTGCCGGACAATTTCGACAGGAAATATTTCGACGTCAACAGCTGGTCGACGGAGCGGGATTCCTCGAACCCGGACGGGACGAGGACCGCGGTCCACTCCCTTCCGGAAAATATTTCCCGGAGGTCCATCACGATATCATCGTAGCGGTGGCGCGGCCTCGCCCGGACCGTGTCCCGCATGCGAACCGCTTTCTCGATGATCTTCGAATTCGATTTGTCGTGAAAATATAGCCCGTCGATGAGGTTTCCGAGGAACACGGCCAGCGTGTCCCTTACGAGATTCGGATCGGCGATGTCGGGGATCCGGTTGCGCCGGTCCAAGACGTAGGAAATCCAGTTGGCCGACTGCAGGTTGAATCTTTCCTCCACGCGGACCTCCGGTGTGTATTCCGTGTATCCTATATACTGTACACCTGAGCGGATCCCGTCGCTTGTGATACGCTTACGGGTGAGTTGGGGGCGTTGTCCGTCGGAGGGCATGGCACAAGGGGAATGAATCGGAACCTAACGGACCATCACCGGGATAGGAGCGTCGGATGAAGGCATTCGTGAAGGTTTTCGGGTGGATGTCGCTTGCTGGAGCGTTGCTGCTGTTCCCTCCGTACTCCGTGGCGGGACCGCTCGGGGCGATGCGGGTCAATCTCCTCCAGGGTGACGTTCAGGTGAAGATCGCCGATACGGGAGAGTGGGTGCCCGCTTCGGTGAACATGCCTCTTGTCGAGGGGGACGAGTTGTGGGTCCCGGAGGGGGGCCGCGCGGCGCTCCAGACAACCAGGGGGGACTACGTCCGGCTCGACGAGGGCACGGACCTGCAGATCCTGCGGATGGACCTCGACTCCTACCAGTTCCATGTGACGCAGGGGCGCGTATTCGTGCTGAACCGCGCCTCGAAACCCAGCGTCCTCCAGTTCGACACCCCCGACGCCTCCATCCGGGCCTTCGGGAACGCGAGGTTCCGGATCGACATCCCCGCGGGCGAAACGGACGTCTCGGTGTTCAAGGGATCGGTCCAGGTGGAAAACGGCGACGGAACGACCACGGTCCGGGCGGGGAACATGCTGGCCGCGGGTGTCGACGGTTACGCGGAGTTATCCCCGGTTCCTCCGCCGGACGACTGGCAGAGGTGGAACGCGCAACGGGACCGGATCGTCCTCGCACGGGGTAGAAGCTACGGATACCTGCCGGACGAGCTACGGGTGTACTCCAGCGACTTCGAGGGGAATGGCCGTTGGGTGAACGTCCCGGAATACGGATACGTCTGGACTCCCACTGTAGTCGTGTCCGCCGACTGGGCCCCGTACCGGAACGGGAGGTGGGTGTGGAGGGGCGGAGACTACGTCTGGGTCGGCTATGAGCCCTGGGGGTGGGCCCCCTACCATTACGGCCGCTGGGACTTCGTCGTCCGAATCGGCTGGTGCTGGGTACCGCCCTCCCGTGGAGATGTGTTCTGGGCCCCGGGATACGTGGGCTGGGTGAGGACGGGGGAGCACGTCGCGTGGGTGCCGCTTGCCCCGAGGGAAACGTACTACGGGTACGGCGACCACGGGCGATACAGCACGAATATCACGAACGTGAACGTCAACCAGGTCCGGGTGACCAACGTCTACCGGAACGTGAACGTCGTCAACAGCATCACCGTCGTCAACCAGACGACCTTCATCACGGGGCGTCCGTCCTCGGTCGACCGGAACGTGGTGGTGAACGTGAAGGAGGACTTTGCGAGGCAACGGAACATCGTGGTTGGAAGGCCTCCGATCAAGCCCGTGGGGACGAGCTACATCCCGGTGGTCCGGGCGATCCCCGAGGCGAAGCGCCCACCGGCTGCAGTCCGGAAGATCGACGCGAAGGAACTGAGGCAATCCCGCCCCATGGTCAAGGAACCGGGCCGGTCCGCCATCCGCCCGCAAGAAAAGCCCGCACCGCTGGTGGTCAGGAAAGTCGAGATACCGAGGCCCGCAAGCGAGAGGGCCAAGGAGCGGCAGCAGGTCATACCCAAGGAGCGGCGAGGCCCGGCGGCTTCGCAGGGGAGCCCGCCGGGAGCGGTGGATCAGCGCGGCAAGCCGAAGGAAGCGGAGCCGAAGGCGAAAGCGAAGCCGGAGCCGGCGCGCCCGCAAGCGCAGCCCGCGCGGCCGCTGGTACCGCCGGCGCGCCTGCAACCGCAGCCGGTGCGCCCGCAAGCGCCGCCGGAGAAGGTAAAGCCCGAACCGCAGCGACCGGCCGGTCCGCCGGGAGCGGTGGATCAGCGCGGCAAGCCGAAGGAAGCGGAGCCGAAGGCGAAAGCGCCGCCGGAGCCGCCCGCGCGGCCGCTGGTGCCGCCTGCGCGCGTGCAGCCGCAGCCGGTGCGCCCGCAAGCGCCGCCGGAGAAGGTAAAGCCCGAACCGCAGCGGCCGGCCGGTCCGCCGGGAGCGGTCGAGCAGCGCGGCAAGCCGAAGGAAGCGGAGCCGCCCGCGCGACCGCTGGTACCGCCTGCGCGCGTGCAACCGCAGCGGGTGCGTCCGCAAGTGGCCCCGGAGCCGGTGCGCCCGCAAGCGCCGCCGGAGAAGGTAAAGCCGGAACCGCAGCGACCGGCCGGTCCGCCGGGAGCGGTGGAGCAGCGCGGCAAGCCGAAAGAAGCGGAGCCGAAGGTGAAAGCCAAGCCGGAGCG
It contains:
- a CDS encoding DUF362 domain-containing protein, with the protein product MKKSDPGSLDGLVLRFQETMGGHVGIGEPEPLAGSARGRRENTPLLFDVEILIEDLERFLRVGDHAARLSGTVTFEPLGGRLPIRDGVFNLFTVDPGTGMRRMTYAFGFTASDGQPYFLHGHKEIHDDPGALDVVPDMTTLFTTLYRGPDEQAPPYAAGVLTFDLKNAPALVASMKVEGTNSLLRKVAAYTAFASFAYGALRDEYLHGVRLFYDTRYDNLVLSGMMRRADGAEVPFFLGSGVHERGFPWGDGELFSDVLLVVGDGNGGFRRFCISDRTLEGLFLDISGGAYRYHGTLFAITDGYSASFSRMRSDPSRLVPIRASIDITFEARPYDAVAVSFPRVPRLVRKLSSAMAKELQAHLPGTNPLGIFITPHTVTVRTGSLTLDEAGAAASVPDGNFTILDRRTFGQAEHGTFRNVKWPTLLYGYLCAIRPEERAVRVQIHSRTLRDEREHWVRDQLEAFLGTVISRACSCEMRMERDELRVIPLATTGKKEERIPLLLKLGEPVLEVNNDHFPTAIFQRRIVEVLDPSGQRCLALEDDMSLMRLEPAGTARKATVASIRDEDKFAALDRVLGETGFDGILETRLKDSGKAREDFSIVIKPNFMFAYDKRDRSTYTDPGLVHHLVKRLRDLGFGNLSVVEAQSTYGEYFDKRSVREMAAYLGYDGKAGYGVVDMTLDADETRQLGPHLGNHPVSRIWREADFRISFAKNKTHAYAYYSLTLKNIYGALPLADKFKEYHCGRGIFETTIEYLTAFPVDYGLVDAWLSADGPFGVFADPGPNETNTIIGGADLVAVDWIAASKMGIDPMISPYMKLAVEAFGKPEIRLVGDPNPYRPWLNVPVALTLFTNKGVDANHHFGNLMYSAT
- a CDS encoding metallophosphoesterase, with the translated sequence MEERFNLQSANWISYVLDRRNRIPDIADPNLVRDTLAVFLGNLIDGLYFHDKSNSKIIEKAVRMRDTVRARPRHRYDDIVMDLREIFSGREWTAVLVPSGFEESRSVDQLLTSKYFLSKLSGTIKSDPHLILQLNEAPRDDFAITDVYPPFHAALSKSTRWPGVLLWRRSDEPLFFPLPAEKTEDAILRIFSGADDLATTPGHLLTHDYLDAFPSCRIDAGSRLTLLQMSDTHIGCKQSIERIIRVKDLLKDYVNRNRDDSSIAFLLSGDIMQTPDEGNVICANDFHDYLKDLHPRGRDPIFVLGNHDVRRKGVLRNRPASSSLVPAFNARIEWIPDHPVGILCWNSADGGRMARGKITGEQYRTIEEHLIHSPDGNTNPMLISLLHHHPLQFRRIDPEMRRFHMKTLGASFRKYIGFAYEHLDGLVNAQEFVRFCDSHGVRVILHGHKHIPIAGKIPEHLLGNGPILIFGSGSAVGKNTYLYRKLFDVDYEISMNEIVLDFRTHLLSGRLMAETHYDKGLATMKTHHGFVSRSAIGP
- a CDS encoding DUF6600 domain-containing protein, producing MKAFVKVFGWMSLAGALLLFPPYSVAGPLGAMRVNLLQGDVQVKIADTGEWVPASVNMPLVEGDELWVPEGGRAALQTTRGDYVRLDEGTDLQILRMDLDSYQFHVTQGRVFVLNRASKPSVLQFDTPDASIRAFGNARFRIDIPAGETDVSVFKGSVQVENGDGTTTVRAGNMLAAGVDGYAELSPVPPPDDWQRWNAQRDRIVLARGRSYGYLPDELRVYSSDFEGNGRWVNVPEYGYVWTPTVVVSADWAPYRNGRWVWRGGDYVWVGYEPWGWAPYHYGRWDFVVRIGWCWVPPSRGDVFWAPGYVGWVRTGEHVAWVPLAPRETYYGYGDHGRYSTNITNVNVNQVRVTNVYRNVNVVNSITVVNQTTFITGRPSSVDRNVVVNVKEDFARQRNIVVGRPPIKPVGTSYIPVVRAIPEAKRPPAAVRKIDAKELRQSRPMVKEPGRSAIRPQEKPAPLVVRKVEIPRPASERAKERQQVIPKERRGPAASQGSPPGAVDQRGKPKEAEPKAKAKPEPARPQAQPARPLVPPARLQPQPVRPQAPPEKVKPEPQRPAGPPGAVDQRGKPKEAEPKAKAPPEPPARPLVPPARVQPQPVRPQAPPEKVKPEPQRPAGPPGAVEQRGKPKEAEPPARPLVPPARVQPQRVRPQVAPEPVRPQAPPEKVKPEPQRPAGPPGAVEQRGKPKEAEPKVKAKPERPKGTPADKERPEGGEQDEERGNRR